Proteins encoded by one window of Nocardia goodfellowii:
- a CDS encoding acyl carrier protein — MGLSELIAILRRCAGVDDQVVLDDTIIDTDFDALGYDSIALLEVTSDLERTYSIKLGDDAIAATSTPREVLSLVADHRGER, encoded by the coding sequence ATGGGACTCAGTGAACTAATCGCGATACTGCGCCGCTGCGCCGGTGTCGATGATCAGGTGGTGCTCGACGACACCATCATCGACACCGACTTCGACGCCCTCGGCTACGACTCGATCGCACTGCTCGAGGTGACCTCGGATCTCGAGCGCACCTACAGCATCAAACTCGGCGACGACGCCATCGCAGCGACCAGCACGCCGCGCGAAGTGCTGAGCCTGGTCGCCGATCACCGAGGTGAGCGGTAA
- a CDS encoding ketosynthase chain-length factor gives MSAPVVVTGLGIVAPNGLGTERFWSATLAGANGIRRVRRFEAGRYPAQLAGEVVDYVAEEHLSGRLLPQTDHMTRLALSAADWAFDEAGIGPAVGDGFDGGVVTASSAGGFEFGQRELQNLWSKGSPYVSAYQSFAWFYAVNTGQISIRRGLRGPGGVLVAEDAGGLEAVAQGRRLVARGTPVVVCGGVDGIVCPWGWAGHLARGQLSESRDPRSAYLPFDTRAGGYVPGEGGALLVLEDADHAAARGVRRCYGEIAGYGATFDPRAESPDGLRRAIETALATADSGTADIDVVFADAAAQAPLDAAEAGAIRETFGPRGIPVTAPKTLIGRLGAGGAALDVATALLSLRDNVVPPTPHVTPAPEHDIDLVVGAARPLPLRAALILARGHGGFNSAMVVRRTTHC, from the coding sequence GTGAGCGCGCCGGTCGTGGTCACCGGGCTCGGTATCGTCGCCCCGAACGGACTCGGAACCGAGCGATTTTGGTCGGCGACCCTGGCCGGAGCCAATGGAATTCGACGGGTGCGCCGGTTCGAGGCCGGGCGGTATCCGGCGCAGCTGGCCGGTGAGGTCGTCGATTATGTTGCCGAGGAACATCTTTCGGGCCGACTGCTACCGCAGACCGATCACATGACCCGGCTCGCCTTGAGCGCGGCCGACTGGGCGTTCGACGAGGCCGGGATCGGTCCGGCGGTCGGCGACGGCTTCGACGGCGGCGTGGTCACCGCGAGTTCGGCGGGCGGATTCGAGTTCGGTCAGCGCGAGCTCCAGAACCTCTGGAGCAAGGGCAGCCCGTATGTCAGTGCCTACCAGTCGTTCGCGTGGTTCTACGCGGTCAACACCGGGCAGATATCGATCCGGCGCGGCCTGCGCGGACCGGGCGGGGTGCTGGTCGCCGAGGACGCGGGCGGTCTGGAGGCGGTCGCGCAGGGCCGTCGCCTGGTGGCCCGGGGCACGCCGGTCGTCGTGTGCGGGGGCGTGGACGGCATTGTCTGCCCGTGGGGGTGGGCCGGTCATCTCGCCCGCGGACAGCTCAGCGAATCCCGCGACCCGCGCAGCGCCTACCTGCCCTTCGACACCCGAGCCGGCGGTTACGTGCCGGGGGAGGGTGGGGCGCTGCTGGTCCTCGAGGACGCCGACCATGCGGCCGCGCGTGGTGTGCGGCGCTGCTATGGCGAGATCGCCGGGTACGGAGCGACTTTCGATCCGCGCGCCGAAAGCCCGGACGGTTTGCGCCGGGCGATCGAAACGGCCCTCGCGACAGCGGATTCGGGCACGGCGGACATCGACGTCGTCTTCGCCGACGCGGCGGCGCAGGCACCGCTCGACGCCGCCGAAGCCGGGGCGATCCGCGAAACCTTCGGCCCCCGAGGGATTCCGGTCACGGCGCCGAAAACCCTGATCGGCCGTCTCGGCGCGGGCGGCGCCGCGCTCGATGTGGCAACAGCGCTGTTGTCGTTGCGGGACAACGTCGTTCCGCCCACCCCGCATGTGACGCCCGCCCCGGAGCACGACATCGATCTGGTGGTCGGCGCGGCCCGGCCACTGCCGCTGCGGGCGGCGCTGATCCTGGCTCGCGGCCATGGCGGATTCAACTCCGCGATGGTGGTGCGCCGCACAACCCACTGCTAG
- a CDS encoding AfsR/SARP family transcriptional regulator, with translation MYVTVLGEFSVALDDIDLTPRQSKVRSMLALLTIEHGRTVPMEWIVDELWHRPTSAKPDKTVHTYIYALRKALACYDANPIVTRHGGYSLVLTDAYVDSDEFETLADSGADLLRAGISEDCPEKLSEASDNLGRAMSCWRGAPLRNVILGKRLHTRVAWLEERHRQVIDMRLRAEMRLGRFDQVIAELTSHIEQNPFHEGFHETLMAALAHSGRRSDALNVYRDLRTRLSGEMGIEPGKSVQRLHLDILHGMGSARTAPAATRQSVKLAQLPPMVADFVGRDRTVDTAVDFLTRRSASKLATICVHGMPGVGKSAAALTIAHAAAQSFPDGQLHIDLDDANRSGLAAFTDLLRALDVGDRELPATLAGAVALFRSITRGRRLLVVLDNVPRTADIVPHLPLGSATIITARRPPTGLFGAEKCLLDPLRTPDALHLLAAIVGTARIEREKRAAERLVETVGALPLAIRFIGDRLTCSPWYPLDLLCRRIANPVDAVALSDLANLGFDLFYRIDAVYRDLDTVERIVFRSIAALRDRPFGVADVVGLAPTTPAQTEVALLSLIDSGMVTVRGPWTELADPMMVHPMVARYLTELETG, from the coding sequence GTGTACGTCACGGTTCTCGGTGAGTTCTCGGTAGCGCTCGACGATATCGACCTCACGCCACGGCAGTCCAAAGTCCGCAGCATGCTCGCCCTGCTGACCATCGAGCACGGGCGCACGGTCCCGATGGAGTGGATCGTCGACGAGCTCTGGCACCGCCCCACCTCGGCCAAGCCGGACAAGACGGTGCACACCTATATCTACGCGCTGCGCAAGGCGCTGGCTTGTTACGACGCGAATCCGATCGTGACCCGGCACGGCGGCTATTCGCTGGTCCTCACCGACGCCTACGTGGATTCCGACGAGTTCGAGACCCTCGCCGACAGCGGCGCCGACCTGTTGCGCGCCGGCATCAGCGAGGACTGCCCGGAGAAGCTGTCCGAGGCCAGCGACAACCTGGGCCGGGCGATGTCGTGCTGGCGGGGCGCGCCGCTGCGCAACGTGATTCTCGGCAAGCGTCTGCATACCCGGGTGGCGTGGCTGGAGGAACGCCATCGGCAGGTGATCGACATGCGGCTACGCGCCGAGATGCGACTCGGGCGCTTCGATCAGGTGATCGCCGAGCTGACCTCCCACATCGAACAGAACCCGTTCCACGAGGGTTTCCACGAAACGCTGATGGCCGCGCTCGCGCACTCGGGCCGGCGGTCGGACGCGCTGAATGTCTACCGGGACTTGCGTACCCGGCTCTCCGGCGAGATGGGCATCGAGCCCGGCAAGTCGGTGCAGCGGCTGCACCTCGACATCCTGCACGGCATGGGTTCGGCCCGCACCGCGCCCGCCGCCACCCGGCAGTCGGTCAAGCTGGCGCAATTGCCGCCGATGGTCGCCGATTTCGTCGGCCGCGATCGCACCGTCGACACCGCGGTCGATTTCCTGACCCGGCGGTCCGCCTCCAAACTCGCCACGATCTGCGTGCACGGCATGCCCGGCGTGGGCAAGAGCGCGGCGGCGCTGACCATCGCGCACGCGGCGGCGCAGTCGTTTCCCGACGGCCAATTGCACATCGACCTCGACGATGCGAACCGCTCCGGCCTGGCCGCCTTCACCGATCTGCTGCGCGCCCTGGATGTCGGCGACCGCGAACTGCCTGCGACGCTGGCGGGCGCGGTGGCGCTGTTCCGCTCGATCACGCGCGGGCGTCGCCTGCTGGTCGTCCTGGACAATGTGCCCCGCACCGCGGATATCGTGCCGCACCTGCCGCTGGGTTCGGCGACGATCATCACCGCCCGCCGCCCGCCGACCGGTCTGTTCGGCGCCGAGAAGTGCCTGCTGGATCCGCTGCGCACCCCCGACGCCCTGCATCTGCTCGCCGCCATCGTGGGTACGGCCCGCATTGAACGAGAGAAGCGCGCGGCCGAGCGGCTGGTCGAAACAGTCGGCGCGCTTCCGCTGGCCATCCGGTTCATCGGTGACCGGCTCACCTGCTCACCGTGGTATCCGCTCGACCTGCTCTGCCGGCGGATAGCGAATCCTGTTGACGCGGTTGCGCTTTCCGATCTCGCCAACCTGGGATTCGACCTGTTCTATCGCATCGACGCGGTCTATCGTGACCTGGATACCGTGGAGCGCATCGTCTTCCGCAGCATCGCCGCGCTGCGCGATCGACCCTTCGGCGTCGCGGACGTGGTCGGGCTCGCACCGACCACGCCCGCGCAAACCGAGGTCGCGTTGCTGAGCCTGATCGATTCGGGCATGGTGACCGTGCGCGGACCCTGGACCGAACTGGCCGACCCGATGATGGTGCACCCCATGGTCGCTCGCTATCTGACCGAGCTGGAGACCGGTTGA
- a CDS encoding class I SAM-dependent methyltransferase has translation MDREDRDGQVPAEDRIQAGIEPYHRRMLAVYDWLVLGLVCRWVWRCPRSTMLAHYDEHVGARHLDLGPGTGWFLDNCHFPTPAPSITLVDLSEAALATAALRIARYRPVRHSGDVYKSLNLGAAQFDSVGMNLLLHCLPGSFRQKAVVFDHVTPHLGANGLVFGSTILGIDKRHTTLSTALCRRLNRADSFDNAADRIEDLARELETRFTEVRLVRSGVVCLFSARHPRPAAPARGGAGALR, from the coding sequence ATGGATCGTGAGGACCGCGACGGCCAGGTACCGGCGGAGGACCGGATTCAGGCCGGTATCGAGCCCTATCATCGCCGCATGCTGGCCGTCTACGACTGGCTGGTGCTGGGGCTGGTGTGCCGGTGGGTCTGGCGCTGCCCGCGCTCGACGATGCTGGCGCACTACGACGAGCACGTCGGCGCCCGCCATCTCGATCTGGGCCCTGGCACCGGCTGGTTCCTGGACAACTGCCACTTCCCCACCCCGGCGCCGTCGATCACGCTGGTCGACCTGAGCGAGGCCGCCCTGGCGACGGCGGCGCTGCGCATCGCCCGGTATCGACCGGTCCGTCACAGCGGTGATGTCTACAAGTCACTGAATCTGGGTGCGGCGCAATTCGATTCGGTGGGCATGAACCTGCTGCTGCACTGCCTGCCCGGTTCGTTCCGGCAGAAAGCCGTCGTGTTCGACCATGTCACGCCACATCTCGGCGCGAACGGGCTGGTCTTCGGCAGCACCATTCTCGGTATCGACAAGCGGCACACGACGCTGTCCACCGCGCTGTGCCGTCGCCTCAATCGCGCCGATTCCTTCGACAACGCCGCCGATCGCATCGAGGACCTGGCCCGCGAGTTGGAGACCCGTTTCACCGAGGTCCGGCTCGTGCGGTCGGGTGTCGTCTGCCTGTTCTCGGCGCGACATCCCCGCCCGGCGGCTCCCGCCCGGGGAGGCGCCGGCGCCCTCCGATAG
- a CDS encoding FAD-dependent monooxygenase: MNAVERVPVLIVGGAVSGLTMAAFLAHHGIECRLVERRARLSAHPRMNDIGPRAMELLRVLGIHDRVRRCDEDRDSTILRVDTLAGRELDRLPMGGPEEFGGITPEKQVWCDQDQLEPILRDRAAELGADLRFGVELTGFEQSDQLVRADLREEATGRRTTVLADYLIACDGSGSPVREALEIGYAGPGLLALQAGILFRADLTAALRGRSFVLCMVDELQDAAPGMRLNVLLRRNLHRWTLSVPHDPAADAGLSPARCAELIRRAVGVPDLGVEVLGVDIWQMRALLADSFRRGRVFLVGDAAKTLPPTGGYGGNSGIEDAHNLAWKIASVLAGTAGPGLLDSYEQERKPVAQLLIEDSVVRAGLLLAGAAEGGAHQPANRPGKASICLGYRYREGALIAEAPATAEATEDPRNPSGRPGTRAAHIVEHGKSTLDLFGRHFVLLTADASWERAGADAGLPVHRITAARLPAAYGVTETGAVLVRPDGFIAWRSRAADNRDDLAAVLRAILQPVSSSVR; the protein is encoded by the coding sequence GTGAACGCCGTGGAACGGGTGCCGGTGCTGATCGTCGGTGGCGCGGTGAGCGGGCTGACGATGGCCGCGTTCCTGGCCCATCACGGGATCGAGTGCCGGCTCGTCGAGCGGCGTGCGCGACTCTCGGCGCATCCGCGCATGAACGACATCGGGCCGCGCGCGATGGAACTGCTGCGCGTCTTGGGAATTCACGATCGGGTCCGCCGGTGTGACGAGGACCGCGACAGCACGATCCTGCGGGTCGACACGCTCGCCGGACGCGAACTCGACCGGCTCCCGATGGGCGGCCCGGAGGAATTCGGCGGAATCACACCGGAAAAGCAGGTGTGGTGCGATCAGGATCAGCTCGAACCGATCCTGCGGGACCGGGCCGCCGAACTCGGCGCGGACCTGCGCTTCGGCGTGGAACTCACGGGTTTCGAGCAATCGGACCAGCTGGTGCGGGCCGATCTGCGCGAGGAGGCGACCGGGCGCCGCACCACCGTGCTCGCCGACTATTTGATCGCGTGTGACGGCTCCGGCAGCCCAGTGCGGGAAGCGCTTGAAATCGGTTATGCCGGACCGGGATTGCTGGCACTGCAAGCCGGCATCCTGTTCCGCGCGGACCTCACCGCGGCGTTGCGCGGCCGCAGTTTCGTGCTGTGCATGGTCGACGAACTCCAGGACGCCGCACCGGGAATGCGGTTGAACGTGCTGCTGCGCCGCAACCTGCACCGCTGGACGCTCAGCGTTCCGCACGATCCGGCGGCCGACGCGGGACTCTCGCCCGCGCGCTGTGCCGAGTTGATCCGTCGCGCGGTGGGTGTGCCCGATCTCGGCGTCGAGGTACTCGGCGTGGACATCTGGCAGATGCGGGCGCTACTCGCGGATTCGTTCCGGCGCGGTCGGGTGTTCCTGGTCGGCGACGCGGCCAAAACACTGCCGCCGACCGGCGGCTACGGCGGTAACTCCGGCATCGAGGACGCGCATAATCTGGCCTGGAAGATCGCGTCCGTGCTCGCGGGCACGGCCGGGCCGGGGCTGCTCGACAGCTACGAGCAGGAGCGAAAACCCGTGGCACAGTTGCTGATCGAGGACTCGGTGGTGCGCGCGGGCCTGTTGCTGGCCGGTGCTGCCGAAGGCGGCGCCCACCAGCCCGCCAACCGCCCGGGCAAGGCCAGCATCTGCCTGGGCTACCGGTATCGCGAGGGTGCGCTGATCGCCGAAGCGCCGGCTACCGCCGAGGCCACCGAGGATCCGCGAAACCCGTCCGGGCGGCCGGGGACCAGGGCGGCGCATATCGTCGAACACGGCAAGTCCACCCTCGACCTGTTCGGAAGGCATTTCGTGCTGCTCACCGCGGACGCGAGCTGGGAGCGGGCGGGTGCCGACGCGGGCTTGCCGGTACACCGGATCACCGCGGCGCGCTTGCCCGCGGCCTACGGGGTCACCGAGACGGGGGCGGTGCTGGTACGGCCCGATGGTTTCATCGCCTGGCGCAGCCGAGCGGCTGATAACCGGGACGACCTGGCGGCCGTGCTACGCGCGATCCTTCAACCGGTCTCCAGCTCGGTCAGATAG
- a CDS encoding cyclase family protein, whose protein sequence is MPGDWAGLLAGSELIDISSDIGNHAEGPFGTRIDALEPEPGAAFFCENVLPKIAAHAVGRLRAADFPDGAFLRHEMVHASVHAGSHIDAPGHYGPAADGVQREINSAPLRSFLGPGLLFDVAAVQTSVITRTEIVLPEGTRPGTIVLIRTGGDKAIAAEVIEYLLDAGIDVIGTDGASFDGPFEPMIERFLADGDRESLWPAHVLGRRRPYYQIERLANLDKLPAAGFFVIALPVLIAGATAAWTRAIAVL, encoded by the coding sequence ATGCCCGGCGACTGGGCGGGATTGCTGGCGGGCTCGGAACTGATCGATATCTCCAGCGATATCGGCAACCACGCCGAGGGCCCGTTCGGCACCCGCATCGACGCGCTCGAGCCCGAGCCGGGCGCCGCGTTCTTCTGCGAGAACGTGCTGCCCAAGATCGCGGCGCACGCGGTGGGCCGGCTGCGAGCGGCGGACTTTCCCGACGGCGCCTTCCTCCGGCACGAAATGGTGCACGCCTCGGTGCACGCCGGCTCGCACATCGACGCGCCGGGGCACTACGGTCCCGCCGCAGACGGCGTGCAGCGTGAAATCAACAGTGCGCCACTACGTTCCTTCCTCGGGCCCGGTCTGCTGTTCGACGTTGCGGCAGTACAGACCTCGGTGATCACGCGCACCGAGATCGTGCTGCCCGAGGGCACCCGCCCCGGCACCATCGTGCTGATCCGCACCGGCGGTGACAAAGCGATCGCGGCGGAGGTCATCGAATACCTGCTCGACGCGGGCATCGACGTGATCGGCACGGACGGAGCCAGTTTCGACGGCCCCTTCGAGCCGATGATCGAACGCTTCCTGGCCGACGGCGATCGGGAATCCCTCTGGCCCGCACACGTTCTCGGCCGCCGACGTCCTTACTACCAAATCGAGCGCCTGGCCAATCTGGACAAGCTCCCGGCCGCCGGTTTCTTCGTCATCGCCCTACCCGTTCTGATCGCGGGCGCCACGGCGGCGTGGACCCGCGCGATCGCGGTCCTCTGA
- a CDS encoding SRPBCC family protein, whose protein sequence is MQCITRSVIIDAPVDMVYEISNRIDQWPEMIPEYLKAEILRHEGRKIWFRLTNADNASWVSWRMLYPPLISYAERFDPLAPFTFNHLTWVYQPLPGYRSQMTWDMYFELAEDKRDEEPQWRERMAEHTAANQEAMRDYIESLVAQPYAPGVR, encoded by the coding sequence ATGCAGTGCATCACACGCTCGGTCATCATCGACGCACCCGTCGACATGGTTTACGAGATCTCCAATCGTATCGATCAGTGGCCGGAGATGATCCCCGAATACCTGAAGGCGGAGATCCTGCGCCACGAGGGCCGCAAGATCTGGTTCCGGTTGACCAACGCCGACAACGCGTCCTGGGTGTCGTGGCGGATGCTGTATCCGCCACTGATCTCCTACGCGGAACGCTTCGATCCACTGGCGCCGTTCACCTTCAATCACCTCACCTGGGTGTATCAGCCGCTGCCCGGCTACCGCAGCCAGATGACCTGGGACATGTACTTCGAGCTGGCCGAGGACAAGCGCGACGAGGAACCACAGTGGCGCGAGCGCATGGCCGAACACACCGCCGCCAACCAGGAAGCGATGCGCGACTACATCGAATCCCTTGTCGCACAACCGTATGCGCCGGGCGTGCGGTGA
- a CDS encoding beta-ketoacyl-[acyl-carrier-protein] synthase family protein, with protein sequence MRRRVVITGMGVMAPGGVGVGEFWKLLGDGRTATRRISLFDPAPFRSQVAAEIDFSPGEHGIGAVDAARLDRATQLALAAVGEALGSGFSFDRYRTGVTIGTAVGATMGLEREYRVVSAQGRDWLVDHRLAAGHLYDYFVPSSIAAEVARRVGARGPVAVVSTGCTSGIDAVAHAAELIREGTAEVMIAGATDAPISPITSACFDAIKATTQCNDDPEHASRPFDRTRDGFVLGEGAAAFVLEEYGVARARGADILAEIVGYGSRCNAFHMTGLRPDGTEMAAAIRAALDQARVATQDVDYISAHGSGTKQNDLHETNAVKRVFGARAGAVPMSSIKSMIGHSLGAIGSLEIAACVLAIGDNVIPPTANLHEPDPACDLDYVPLTAREWRTDVVLTVGSGFGGFQSAMVLAGPGAGL encoded by the coding sequence GTGCGACGGAGAGTGGTGATCACCGGTATGGGGGTGATGGCGCCGGGTGGTGTCGGGGTGGGGGAGTTCTGGAAACTGCTCGGTGACGGGCGCACCGCGACCCGGCGGATCTCGCTGTTCGATCCGGCTCCTTTCCGTTCCCAGGTGGCCGCCGAAATCGATTTCAGCCCAGGCGAACACGGCATCGGCGCGGTCGACGCGGCCCGCCTCGACCGGGCCACCCAGCTGGCGCTCGCGGCGGTCGGCGAGGCGCTCGGATCCGGATTTTCGTTCGACCGGTACCGCACCGGCGTCACGATCGGCACGGCGGTGGGCGCGACGATGGGCCTGGAGCGGGAATACCGAGTGGTCAGCGCGCAGGGCCGGGATTGGCTGGTCGATCATCGGCTGGCGGCCGGGCACCTCTACGACTACTTCGTCCCCAGCTCCATCGCGGCGGAGGTCGCCCGCCGGGTGGGCGCGCGGGGGCCGGTCGCGGTGGTGTCGACCGGCTGCACCTCCGGTATCGACGCGGTCGCGCACGCGGCCGAACTCATCCGGGAGGGCACGGCGGAGGTGATGATCGCCGGCGCGACCGACGCGCCGATCTCCCCGATCACCTCGGCCTGCTTCGACGCCATCAAGGCCACGACCCAGTGCAACGACGATCCGGAGCACGCCTCGCGGCCCTTCGATCGGACCCGCGACGGTTTCGTGCTCGGCGAAGGTGCCGCCGCCTTCGTCCTGGAGGAGTACGGCGTCGCCAGGGCGCGCGGTGCCGACATCCTCGCCGAGATCGTCGGTTACGGATCGCGCTGCAACGCTTTCCATATGACCGGCTTGCGCCCGGACGGGACGGAGATGGCGGCGGCGATCCGGGCGGCGCTGGACCAAGCGCGGGTCGCCACCCAGGACGTCGACTACATCAGCGCCCACGGGTCCGGCACCAAGCAGAACGACCTGCACGAAACCAACGCGGTCAAGCGGGTTTTCGGTGCGCGGGCCGGTGCGGTTCCCATGAGCTCGATCAAGTCGATGATCGGCCATTCGCTGGGCGCGATCGGATCGCTGGAGATCGCGGCGTGTGTGCTGGCCATCGGCGACAACGTGATCCCGCCGACCGCGAATCTGCACGAGCCCGACCCCGCCTGCGATCTCGACTACGTGCCGCTCACCGCGCGGGAGTGGCGTACTGACGTGGTGCTGACCGTCGGCAGCGGGTTCGGCGGGTTCCAGTCGGCGATGGTGCTCGCCGGGCCGGGTGCGGGACTGTGA
- a CDS encoding glucose 1-dehydrogenase, which yields MGIRLDDRVALVTGAASGIGAAAAVELATAGARVVLADVQDCAEVERMVKDAGGEAITVHADVSRAADAQAMVECAVSHFGRLDCAFNNAGVEGMAEREIHQADEQAWDDALAVNLKGVWLSMKYEIPALLAAGGGAIVNGASVAALVAFDKNGSYVASKHAVLGLTKTAALEYAEQGIRVNAVCPGVVRTPFLERFTGGVPEVEARYTAIVPMARMAAPAEIAKAVLWLLSPESSYVTGHPLVVDGGLVAR from the coding sequence ATGGGCATTCGACTGGACGATCGGGTGGCGCTGGTCACCGGCGCCGCCTCCGGCATCGGCGCGGCGGCGGCCGTGGAACTCGCCACCGCCGGCGCGCGGGTGGTCCTGGCCGACGTGCAGGACTGCGCGGAGGTCGAACGAATGGTGAAAGACGCGGGCGGCGAGGCGATCACGGTGCACGCCGATGTATCGCGCGCCGCCGACGCACAGGCCATGGTGGAGTGCGCGGTGAGCCACTTCGGACGACTGGACTGCGCGTTCAACAACGCGGGCGTGGAAGGCATGGCCGAACGCGAGATCCATCAGGCCGACGAACAGGCCTGGGACGACGCGCTCGCGGTCAACCTCAAGGGCGTCTGGCTGAGCATGAAGTACGAGATCCCGGCCCTGCTGGCGGCCGGCGGCGGGGCGATCGTGAACGGGGCCTCGGTCGCCGCGCTGGTCGCCTTCGACAAGAACGGCTCCTACGTCGCCAGCAAGCACGCGGTGCTCGGCCTGACCAAGACCGCGGCGCTGGAGTACGCCGAACAGGGCATCCGGGTCAACGCCGTCTGTCCCGGCGTCGTGCGGACACCGTTCCTGGAGCGTTTCACCGGCGGGGTGCCCGAGGTCGAGGCCCGCTACACGGCGATCGTGCCGATGGCCCGGATGGCGGCGCCGGCGGAGATCGCGAAGGCGGTGCTGTGGCTGCTCTCGCCGGAGTCCTCCTATGTGACCGGTCACCCGCTGGTGGTCGACGGCGGCCTGGTGGCTCGGTAG
- a CDS encoding methyltransferase, which yields MTRNSALQSDISRLKEVAWGLVSTAALVAAVDLGVAGALEAGPRSATVLAKELDADPVALAQLLNALVTRGVFDRDADGFYRNNSQSRLLREDDPNSVTYLVRWIGHPIFWRLWPHLLGAVREGKAQSAAVLGSDFFDYIHTREPEAVSVFTAAMTQASNHTADAVVEALGLSGTETVADIGGGQGRLLRAVLAANPGVRGYLLDLEGVVAQALPELQAGGALAERVTVLAGDCREDIPIRADVYLLKNILEWDDESTLRTLGNVRRNARPGARVLVVETLTDHTPEPAVTSALDLLLMLNVGGRKHDSRHVAGLFERAGITFDRVRQTGTFLALVAGTVSEGVR from the coding sequence ATGACGCGCAACTCCGCACTGCAATCCGATATTTCTCGTCTCAAAGAGGTGGCCTGGGGCCTGGTTTCGACGGCAGCGCTGGTGGCGGCCGTCGACCTGGGGGTGGCCGGCGCACTGGAGGCCGGGCCCCGTTCGGCGACCGTTCTCGCCAAGGAACTCGACGCCGATCCCGTCGCGCTGGCGCAGTTGCTGAACGCGCTGGTTACCCGCGGGGTGTTCGACCGCGATGCGGATGGCTTCTACCGCAACAACTCCCAGTCGAGACTGCTGCGCGAGGACGACCCCAACAGTGTCACCTATCTGGTGCGCTGGATCGGGCATCCGATCTTCTGGCGGCTGTGGCCGCATCTGCTCGGCGCCGTGCGGGAGGGCAAAGCCCAGTCCGCGGCGGTGCTCGGCAGCGATTTCTTCGACTACATCCACACGCGCGAGCCCGAGGCGGTGTCGGTGTTCACCGCGGCGATGACCCAGGCGAGCAATCACACCGCGGATGCGGTGGTCGAGGCGCTGGGGTTGTCCGGCACGGAGACGGTGGCCGATATCGGTGGCGGACAGGGTCGGCTGCTGCGCGCCGTCCTGGCGGCCAATCCGGGGGTGCGGGGGTATCTGCTGGATTTGGAAGGCGTTGTCGCCCAGGCCCTTCCGGAACTGCAAGCCGGTGGTGCGCTGGCCGAGCGGGTGACGGTGCTCGCGGGGGACTGCCGCGAGGATATTCCGATCCGGGCCGATGTCTACTTGCTGAAGAACATCCTGGAATGGGACGACGAGAGCACGCTGCGCACCCTCGGGAACGTGCGGCGCAACGCCCGGCCCGGGGCGCGCGTCCTGGTGGTGGAGACGCTCACCGACCACACGCCCGAGCCGGCCGTCACCTCCGCGCTGGACCTTCTGCTGATGCTCAATGTCGGTGGGCGGAAACATGATTCGCGCCATGTGGCGGGCCTGTTCGAACGGGCGGGCATCACTTTCGACCGTGTCCGCCAGACGGGCACCTTCCTCGCCCTGGTCGCGGGCACCGTCTCGGAAGGCGTTCGCTGA
- a CDS encoding class I SAM-dependent methyltransferase, with protein MPRGGPRASRLNRLFQTERLEYTDRRDVPEALRQQVITALDRGGARLGIHSRSAGLALRLVAGIDQPRILEIGAGHGRVSEQILRRHPGAWLTVTDLDPASVDRIAAGPLGREARVRAEVVDATAIDAPDDSYDLVVFVDGFHHLPPEPAARAIAEATRVGARFLVVDAQRPPTAVLLLGFPLVLLMMVTVAACFAPVRAIHAVVHDAVISLLRSYSRSAFRALGQAADTDISVEFPEGETLFGFLLPVVYGRAG; from the coding sequence ATGCCGCGTGGCGGCCCGCGGGCGTCGCGGCTGAATCGGCTGTTCCAGACCGAACGGCTGGAGTACACCGATCGCCGTGATGTTCCGGAAGCACTGCGGCAGCAGGTCATCACGGCGCTGGATCGGGGCGGCGCGCGGCTCGGTATCCATTCCAGGAGTGCGGGATTGGCGCTGCGCCTGGTCGCGGGTATCGATCAGCCGCGAATCCTGGAGATCGGGGCGGGGCACGGGCGTGTCTCCGAGCAGATTCTCCGGCGCCATCCCGGGGCGTGGCTCACCGTGACCGATCTCGACCCCGCCTCGGTAGACCGGATCGCGGCCGGACCTCTCGGTCGCGAGGCACGCGTGCGTGCCGAGGTGGTCGACGCGACCGCGATCGACGCTCCGGATGACAGCTATGACCTGGTCGTTTTCGTCGACGGCTTTCACCACCTGCCACCGGAGCCCGCCGCCCGGGCCATTGCCGAGGCGACCCGGGTCGGCGCCAGGTTCCTTGTCGTCGACGCGCAGCGCCCGCCGACGGCCGTGCTGCTGCTGGGATTTCCGCTGGTGCTGCTGATGATGGTGACCGTCGCCGCGTGTTTCGCGCCGGTGCGGGCCATCCACGCGGTCGTGCACGACGCGGTCATCAGCTTGCTGCGCTCCTACAGCCGATCGGCCTTCCGTGCCCTCGGTCAGGCCGCCGACACGGATATATCCGTCGAATTCCCGGAAGGCGAAACGCTTTTCGGTTTTCTGCTGCCTGTTGTCTACGGGCGCGCCGGCTGA